Proteins encoded within one genomic window of Aquarana catesbeiana isolate 2022-GZ linkage group LG03, ASM4218655v1, whole genome shotgun sequence:
- the LOC141134896 gene encoding E3 ubiquitin/ISG15 ligase TRIM25-like, with product MASADLRAELECSVCLNIYTYPVNLRCGHNFCRVCIDRVLDTQEGSGGYSCPECREKFQDRPALHRNITLRNIVENFLSAQPDQEESGVFCNHCVDSPVPAVRSCLLCEVSLCAKHLRVHKKSPEHILCDPTLSMESRKCSIHKKILVYYCTEDETCACMLCVIGGHKGHEMESLDEASEKKKETLRNVLQKLLTKREETEERVQSLQEHRRKVEEKAAGDTERVTALFTDLRRRLEDLEKRILREISGRAERISISIRDLEIKKEELSRKMRHIEELCNMTDPLTVLQESDTGDLCGTEDGDNEDRERHEKLLHDGGGLDVDGISHTLHTLSDIITEVNVDFYIQGAADIILDVNTAQNNLHISDDRKTVSRSDRKQNQPETPERFPNCPQVLSSRSFSSGRHYWEVDVGGSDWWRVGICYPSIDRGGKQSVIGYNNKSWCLYRKDDQYGVTHDSKETCLPTNTSCNRVRIDLDYEAGRISFYDLCDPIRHLHTFTTTFSEPLHAGILVGREGCIKICGGNEKGKEA from the coding sequence atggcgtctgctgattTAAGAGCTGagttggaatgttccgtctgtctgaacatttatacatatcctgtaaacctgagatgtggacacaacttctgccgggtctgtattgatcgtgtgctggatacacaggaggggtctggaggatattcctgtcctgaatgcagagagaagtttcaggatcggcctgcactgcacaggaacataacactacgtaacatagtggagaatttcctgtctgctcagccagatcaggaggagtccggggtcttctgtaatcactgtgtggactctcctgtacctgctgttagatcctgtctgctctgtgaaGTTTCTCTCTGTgctaaacacctgagagtccacaaaaagtccccagaacacatcttatgtgaccccaccttgtccatggagagcaggaaatgctccatccataaAAAGATCCTGgtgtattactgcactgaggatgagaccTGTGCCTGTATGTTGTGTGTGATTGGAGGACATAAAGGACATGAGATGGagtcactggatgaggcttctgagaagaagaaggagacactgaggaatgttctgcagaaacttctgacaaagagagaggagacggaggaaagagtccagagtctgcaggaacacaggagaaaagtagaagaaaaagcagctggtgacacagagagagtcactgccctgtttacagatctcaggagacgtctggaagacctggagaagagaatcctgagggaaatctccgggagggcagagcggatctccatctccatccgggatctggaaataaagaaggaggagctgtccaggaagatgcgtcacattgaggagctgtgtaacatgacggatccactgactgtcttacaggaatcagacacaggtgacttgtgtggtactgaggatggagataatgaggacagagagagacatgagaagctcctccatgatggagggggtctggatgtggatgggatatcacacacattacacacattatctgatataataacagaggtaaatgtagacttctatatacagggagctgcagacataatactggatgtaaacacagctcagaataatctccatatatcagatgacaggaaaactgtatccaggtcagaCAGAAAACAGAATCaaccagaaacaccagagagatttccgAATTGtcctcaggtgttgagcagtcggagtttctcctcagggagacattactgggaagtggatgtcgggggatcagattGGTGGAGAGTCGGGAtatgttaccccagtatagacaggggAGGAAAGCAGTCAGTGATTGGATATAATAACAAGTCCTGGTGTTTGTACAGGAAAGATGATCAGTATGGGGTGACACATGACAGTAAAGAGACCTGCTTACCCACCAATACCTCctgtaacagagtcaggatagatctggattatgaggccgggcggatctccttttatgatctgtgtgacccgatccgacatctccacaccttcacgaCCACCTTctctgagcccctccatgctgggatatTGGTAGGAAGAGAAGGTTGTATAAAGATTTGTGGGGGGAATGAGAAGGGGAAGGAAGCCTGA